AAGCCATCCTCCGAGCTTAAAGTAATGGCCTTCTTTTAAATGTCTGCcttgtaaaatttaaattactcccttctcccagccctccccccaCCACAGGCAGTTCACAGACACCTGTCTTGCTTTGAAGAGTGCAGATTCGAGGCTGAGCTGGAGACTGTGCCTCTTGGAGCTTGTTTGCATCTCTTTAAAAGTAGCAGGTGCCCATTTTCAGTTGCCTGTGCTGGGCTGAAACACAAGGATGTTGGCTAACGGAGGCTGGCTGAAAGTCATTTACCACTTCAAGGTCTGGTTTACCGTGTTTGCAAGAGAGTTTCAGGTGAGAGTAAGTGATGGAAGTGGCTCTGGCTCACCACGAGGAGTTTTGGTAGCgctgctgccaggagcaccAGGACAGCCACGCGGCGTTGCGTACGGTTGTGACTGGGTCGTCTGTGCTCGTGCTGCTGAGAGCTCCCTGCCCTCTGGGGTTGGTTTTAAATCGGGCTGCTTGCTTCGAGGGCTGAAGTCGTTCCTCATCACTGCACGACAAATCGGCCTCCTTTCAGCAGAGTCCCTTCAGGCGGCTGCAGATGTCTGGACGATTAGACTTTGGGTTCTGCAGCTCAGTAGATCTTGCTCTCTTTTGTCTTATCCCTGCCCTCGGGTTCGTGACTGTGGGAAGTGAGCAGCCAAGGAGGGCACCCTGGGAAACCTTTGGCTTTGCTCAGCTGCTTTGGTGCTCAGCTTTCCCCGTTGAGTAAGGGGCTGTAGGAAGTGTTTTCAGTGGAGGCTCAGATTTCCAGCTCACGTCAGTGTCGAGATACCTCGACCTTCGTAGTGAAGCTGGGGAGCTCTTCctctgagcactgctgcaggtggTGTGCTGGGCTACCCAGCCTGTACGGGGCTGGCCCCGTAGGCTGTGGAGGAGCTGGGTTAGCCTCCTGGTAAGTACTGGAGGATGTTCTGCTTTGGGTGGCTCTCTGTTACCTAATAAATGAGGTACTGACAGCTTCCAGCACTCAGCAGGAGAAATGGGAAGGATCTCTCGTTGGGAGTTAAGTAATTGCCTTCTGCAAGTAAGGTGACAGCCATTGAGCCTAGTTTTGCCTTGTAAATGCAGCGAACTCCCCAGAATGCAATGCCAGCTCCTTGCTTCCCAGGGCCAGCCTTTGGAAAAACCCACTTGGCTCCTCTTCATGGCTAGCGTACAGATGTGCACGCAGGGTGAAGGAGCAagtcctgctgccttccctgacCTCTGGGCCAAATTGTCATTAAAACACGTTTTATCGCTGCAAGTCTGACGTTTGGGAATAAAGCTGACTGTGTTTTCATCCTCTTCAGAAACAAGAGTTGAAATAAAAGAGTCTGTCCGGGGACAGGATATCTTCATTATACAGACGATCCCCAGGTAAGGGACTTGTGGCTTGATTTTACAACTGTGATGTGCTTTCAATTTCTGGTTCAGCAGATCGTTCTGGTTAGCTTGCTAGCCGTTAGCCAGCATGATAATGTCTTTTTCCAGGGTTCTCATTGCTTTGACTTAATTTAGGACACAACGTAGCGTTGAGCTGTTAAAATTCCCAGAGGATCGCTTGCACCGCAGCCAGCTGAGAAGCTTCCCATCAAACAGCACAAGTGTCATTTGAGGCAAGAGGGAGCCCGATGGATGGGGCGAAGCGAAACAGCCACGGGCTGTGGTGGTGTCCTTGCAGGCTCAGTTGCTCGGTGATTTCTGACTGGCATTTCCATTTCAGGACGTGCAGtttcctctgccttcccatTACCGAGCAGCAGAGCCCGGCAGCTACTGCTTTCGTCACAGGCTGGATTACTCTGCCCCTCTCACTGCAGTGGTGTGAAACAGCTCGTGTGGAAATCCTGACCTTCCCTCCTCTGTGCTTGTAATTCTTAACGATATTATGCATTTTCCTAAgtgggcctttttttttttttgttactttgggCCATTCTAGCCTTGGAGTAAGAggtaaaataaatgctgaaagtAACCCTGGTGCCAGAAAAGCACTTGTTGACCCAGGAGCCTTGTTCTCTCTGGCTGGTGAAGAGTGTACAAAGATGGCGTTAGGATGGGAAAGCTGAGATCGGAGCATGGAGGAAGTTCCAGAGTCCTGACCAAGTAGTCCGTGCAAGATAGTGGGAGGGAGCCTATGTGCAAATTATGCAAATGGCACCTGCAAAATGGCCAACAGCAGGTAGGGGAGGTGCTGTTCTCAGAGATGGGGTATTGATACGATGCATTTTGCACAATTAGGAAAAGTAAAGGTGTTCCAGTTCTGACAGCTTTCTCCAAGATACCAAATTCTGCTGCGATTTTGGAGATCACAAGAACTAGTAAGTACCGGAGCTCCGGCAGGTAGCAAAATAACCTGGAAACCAATATTTTCCTAGCTTGCGCAAGAAATACAGCCCACTGAGAATTCACGCTCATTCCCTCTGTGTAATGCTTGGCTTGTTGTTAGCAGAATCGGGAGGACTACGAGAGCAGCTCGCTCACTTGTGGAGTTCCTCCTGCAGGCTGAGACGTTTTCCTAGAGCTCCTCTTTCTCCAGAGAGATGCTCTCAGTGTTTCCTCCCCCAGGGAGCAACTGAATCTCTGCAAGCTGAGAACCCACTGGTGCAGGGTTGTGTTCCAGGTGAACGGTGCCAttctgctgtccctgctgggagAGTTCTCCGAACTAACTTGTAACTGCGAGCTTTGTAAACATGAGACGGGTGAGGAATTCCGAGAGATAACTCGGAGCATTAGGGACTAACAATGCTTTTGGGAGGGGAACACCTCCCCTGCCCTCAACTTGTTTATTCCCCTGTTGTTCTGTAATCTGAACTGATTATTCCAGGTCgagaaatgtctccttttgGCAAAAATGCTGAAGCTCCTTCAGTCGAGGTGCCGCTGTTGTACAGACAGGTCATCTTTTATTCTtaagctgcagctgtgccttgCTGCATTGCTTGAGAGGACAGGTTCAAGGACGTCTCCATTTTGCAGAGGGTTTCAGGGACcttttcaagagagaaaaaacaaccgCTGTATTGGATAACCTGAAAATAGGACTTCTACACTCATTTCTGgttcaaaaagcaaataaaatattagaatttACTGGAAAAGTAGAGAGAGGAAACAGCCTTGTTATGCTGCAGTGTGAATCCACAGTCTGCATCTTAAATGCATGGAGATGGAACAGAAAGACCTGAATATTTGATGCAAGCTCTCTGTCCAAAAAATATAGCGGAACTAAAGAAGTTACAGTGCCAGGTGTCATCCGGGGCTGCTGGCGTAGGGACTGGCATGAGTATGAGGGAAAACTGAATGTCTTGGTACTGCTGAGACTGGGAAAGGGAGGGCGAGAGGCCTTTAGACAAGCGGCATGTTAGAGGCACTGCTCCGTGAGAACAAGGAGACGCCAAACAGAAATAGCAGGTGTGCAGTTCAGAGCACGCAGAAGGGGCGGCACTTCCCATTGCGAGGTGCTTCCCAGCTTCCCAGCACGAGCCTTTTGGTTTCAGGAACTCCTTACCGGGTggttgctgctgcctgtgccagggGGTTGTCGGATCAAAAAGCCGCGGGGCGGATCCCTGGTGGGGGGCATGGGGAGTGGATCAAGGCTCGTTAGGGCCACAAAGAGCGTTACTggctcagcaggagctgcaagctgctggcagctgggcaaGCATCGCCGCGTCCTCGTGTTCTGCTCGCTGCTCGGCAGGGTTGGGGCCTCTCAGTAGCAGGGTTGAGCACGACCGTTTGTAGGTTGCTGCCCGTTTGAAACGGGCACCGTGCCGTAACGGTAGGTACTGGGCAGTGAGGGTAGGGAAAGCGGGGGAGCTGCTGGTTTAGTGAGATGCTCGGAGTGAAAGGAGAGGCTTGTGGTGGCGCTGGTAGCTGCTGTGAAGTTCCTTGGCAGCTTCACCTGGGCCATTTGCTCAGCCCTGAGAGCAGGGATGTGCAGCGAGGCGGGCTCCAGGCTGCCGGAGATGGATGGCAAGGCTTCAGGAGCTCTCCAGAGTCCAGCGTGTACCCCCACCTGCATACTGAGAGGCGTTCCTCCTCCTCGAGTAGTTTCTCCCTCGCTCCCCGCACCAGCAtcccccagcagcacggggGCTGCGGGTACCTTTCGGGATTGCTGGCGAGCTCCCCTCGCAGCAGCAGTCATGTtctctgttttatgttttttttaaagtaatttgagAAGCGATGatggaaaacactgaatttcGTGGACGACCTTCAAACAGATGTAAACTTGGCTGTTTTGTTCTACCCGATACTGATAGCAGcatccttttctcctctcccagccacGCTGGCACGACTGAAACACCAAAGGGAAGAAGTGGTTCTTTGTTAGCTCGCTGCCCTCCGTGGCgggggttttgttttatgtaattCTTGGCTGGGTGCTTCGGAGCTGACAAAGCTTTCTTGTGTACGAGCGGCATTGTGCAGGGCTCGGCGGAGCCAGCAGGAGAATAAAGAGACGCGGAGCGTTCGCAAATGATGAGCCGCAAATGAAGGTTTGGTCCCGAAGGAAGGGAGAGCCATGGAGAAATGGTTAGAGGAATGTGCTGTGTCGCACACGGATGGGAAATGTCTCTGAGCTCTTGGGGGAAGGCAGGCCAGGCGGGCCGGAGGATAATCCCAAAATATAAGCTGCCAAAAAGCTCTGCAGGGCTTCGagatgctctgtgctgctcGTTGCTCTGCGTGGGAGGATGGCCCGGGCAGCCTCTGCCCTGTCACCCcgtggctctgcagcagggccacccTCAGCATGGCCCTCCTGGGGAAGTGGTATGTCGGGCGGCTGCTGAAGGAAACAAGCACGGCTGGCTTTATTCAGGGCAGGGACTGCAAGTCCTGCTCGCTCCCAAGTGCACGTTCTTCACTTCCAAAGTGATCTCGAGTTGCTTTGTGATGCTGCGGGCAATGATGTGGGGTTGGGGCCTGCCCTGGTGTTGGTTGTAAGGAATTAAAAGGAATTGCCCTTCTTTGCCCTTTCCAAAATGAGTTCAGATGCAGATTGACGCACTCCTCCTGGGGCGCACCAGTCATCGTGGTGCAGCTCATCACAGATGGATTTTTATGTGCGTTCCTGGCTGTGGTTTACATGTGCTCTGCCGGcgtcacttttttgttttactttccaAGTAAATGTTCTTTGGGGCTTATACTGCTGTTGTCCCTTCCATCTCTAGGTAACTCAGCATGGAGATGCTGACCTCTGCCAAAACGATCTGTTGGGACTTGGTACAGCTGCAGAGTACTgtatttaagacagggaaagtAACTTGCTTTTAcgttgttaaaaaaataaataaaaaatagtccAGTAAATCTAGTGTGGATGAAATTGTGGCGGCTGCATGTGTGCTGCTCCTTCTTCTaaagactgttttattttagaatatacTGTATGAAGTGACATTTTTTCCAACATTAGTGGGGAAAAAGTGCCCTTTTTGCTGTGTTGATGGAGGGAGTCATCGTGTACCTTGTGTCAGAATGAGAAATCAATTTCTGTTCAGCAGCTCTTGAGTGCTGGAGTCGCTTCCTGTGCATTTAGCAGTTGATCATGATGTGCTGTGGCACGAtggaaggagctgcaggatcACAGTACAGGTCTCGCTTGCATTAGCGTAAGACGCGACGCTATTTACCTGGAAATTTGGTGAGGAGAGAATTATGGGTATAGTGTGAAAAGGATTTGCATTGGAAAAACACCCaatatttggaatatttttcaaaccTTTTAGAGATGTGAACACTGCCGTAATGGAGCTGCTGATAATGGCTTATGCACTGAAGACCTCCTGTGCCAGGAACATCATCGGGGTCATCCCTTACTTCCCCTAcagcaaacagagcaaaatgagGAAGAGGGGCTCCATAGTCTGCAAGCTGCTGGCTTCCATGCTGGCCAAGGCAGGTGAGTGTCGCAGGGAGCAGCCTGGCCGGCCTGGGCACTGCCTCGCAGCTGCTGGCGTCCTGCAGGGCGCCTGCCCTTCCGTTCTTCTCCTGTCAGATGCGCAGGCGTGCCGCCAAAACCATGAGCTGCTTTGGgggagtttatttttatttctttaactcATGCCTGGGGAAGCGGCCTAGAAGTGTCGCGTTGAAATGGTCACGGTTGCTAGTCTGGCGGTGTCTTATCACATGCCTGTTTCTTCCCGTGtctctgaaactttttttccctgcttatGCTCATTTTAACACGTGGCATAGTGGTCTATCTAATAACTGAAACAGTCCGCAAAATGGAGATGTTTAAGGAACTCCAGCCTTGTGGGAATTGTCTCAATAAGCCGTTTTTTTTCCTTTCGTAGGGTTAACGCACATTATCACTATGGACCTTCATCAAAAGGAAATTCAAGGCTTCTTCAGCTTCCCTGTAGACAACCTGCGAGCATCCCCTTTCTTGATTCAGTATATACAGGAAGAAGTGAGGTTACTCTACTTCTGTGTATATCAGCTTGGCTTAACGCAGTAGCGGTGTTGGGGTGCTGCTTACGCAGAGGTTGCATTGTCAGGCTAGATCAGTTGTTCTGCTcatgaatctttttttctcgGGGATACCTTTTGCATATTCCACAAGGAAGTGGGAAAATGCTATATTAAATTAGATTGCATGATTGCACCTGGGTAGAAATTGAATTCTTGACCATAAGCTGGAGATGAGCTCGAGCCCTCGATTGAAATTCATTGCTCTCTGTAGAGCTCGTGCCATTTGAGAGATGCTATTTATGCTCCTGCCTCTAATCACCTTTTAAATCCTGTTACAGTGTCTCCGCTCACCCGTTGTTCTGTGGTGGATGTCTGACTGATCTGAATTATCGATAGACTTTGTCTTGGGCTCTGCTTAGGAATGCTGAGCACAGAGGGCCTGGGGATGGGAGTTTTGTCTCCCAAATGCAGGAGATTGATTTATGCCTGCGTGgtgagagcagggctgctgcacgTGGGGAGCCCGGGCCCTGGGTTCGGACCTGCAGCCAGCCCGTGTGGGGTGGGTTAAACACAGTGAACTCGTCCCACCTTGTGACCGTTTTGAGTGTAAGGCTGAGGCCTGCTCTGCGCAGGCTCTGGGGGCTCCGCGTTGTAGAGCCAGGGCTGACCCCTTTGGCCCCAGGGTCTGTCTCTAAACAGacccctttccttccttccttccctgcactgTGCCCCGTGTCTCAGACACAGCTGCAGTTAGCACTGGAGGTAAGCCCGTAGCTTGTGGATGCCAGTAGTGAACTGCAGTCCTGTGCAAAGTGGGACCTGTGAAAAGATTGCATCACCTGCACTATTGCCAGTGCTAACCCTATTTGTGTGGCATTTGGGGCAGATTATGCAAATACTGGTGTTGAAAAGGGGTGCAATTGCCTTGCAGTAATTGTACCCCAGAAGGAAAATCTGGGCTGGGGAAAGTGAGTGGGTACAGTTCTTCAGCCACGTATCAAATCAGAAATGCACTCTCGAGAAGGTCTTTACTTAAACAGTTTTTTATCGTATCCAGATTCCGGATTACAGAAACGCAGTTATTGTAGCCAAATCTCCTGATGCAGCTAAAAggtaaatagatttttttatcatctggtttaaaaataacttggaaAATGTCTGGGCTGCTGGGGAATACACTGGGGAAAAGTAAGGGAGGGTTTGCATCAGCAATCTGGTTCGTAAGGCGTTTGTGGCTGGAAATCAGATGGGCATCTGTAGTGGCGCAGATGGGCAGCTGAATTTTGCAGTCCCAGCCCCACGGGAGTGAGCTCAGGagtttcctgctgctgctgctaggTGGTTCACTTGGGGTCAGGCTGGCTGCGTGAGTTTCAGCAGGGCCTGACCATCTCAGGGAACGTTTAGCATGCAGAGGAACACCAGGAGATCCCTGTGGTGTGGGGCCAGGTGGTGGAGTGGGCTTTGGGGTACTGGGGATCAAAAGTGCTTCTCAGTGAAGCTCTTTCCTGGGGAAATCCtgcacagcctttgcttgttgGATCTGGGGGAGTCGTGCTTCACTGGGCTGTGAAGCTGCATCAAGCCAACCTCTTCCTGACATGCTGTGGTTGTCCTGCAGGGCTCAGTCTTACGCTGAGAGACTACGGCTGGGACTAGCAGTGATCCACGGAGAGGCTCAGTGCACGGAGCAGGACATGGACGACGGACGTCACTCCCCTCCGATGGTCAAAAATGCAACCGTGCATCCTGGTCTGGAGCTGCCGTGTAAGATTAAGCTTGTCTGCTTATCTCTGAGCAAAAAAGACAAGCGGGAAATGGCTATCGGTGGGGCTCTGCAGGTATAACCAACCCTAGGGCAGCTGAATTTTCCTCGTGGAAAGGTTGATGTAGGAGGAGGTCTGGGGAGGTCCTTGTTAAACTCTTTCTGGGTGTGCAGAGCATCAGTTTTGCTCCCCTTTGCTTCACCCACTCAGCAGCGTCAGGCAAACCTGTGCTAGAGGTGGGGTTTTACAGTGCAGAACTCACTGaaaccagaaaagaaatgcaaaagtggGACTAGCAAGGGAACAGCCGGAGACAGACTGCTGTCCGCAGCTTGAGGAGATGAGCTGGCCTTTGCTTTCCCCTCGTGCAGCCATCGTTACTGCTGGAAGCTTTCTTCGCCTTGAGAACCAGGTGATCGTGTTGCACTAGCCATGGGGCTGTTTTGACACAGCCTGGGTGCTTGTGTGGCTACTGTGAATAGGCTCTGGGACCATTGTTGAGCTTCTTCCTGTGCTCTTGCCACCAGCTGATAAGCTGCTGTCTTGAAAGCAAAGGCGAAGTAAATAGGAGGAAACCTTTTATTCTGGGAAAAACGGTCCCCTTAGGATCCCTTAGGATTGCTTGTGTTCTCGCAACAGCAGCGATCAAACAGTCGAAATCCAGCTCTTATTTGGGAGGATTTTAGCTTTCTAGGTAGGTGGTGGTAGGACAAAAACGATGGGTGCAGCGAAGGTAGCTGAGAACCGATCGTGGGAATTgcagcgtgctgctgcctgcGATAGAGCCATCCAT
This genomic window from Cygnus atratus isolate AKBS03 ecotype Queensland, Australia chromosome 18, CAtr_DNAZoo_HiC_assembly, whole genome shotgun sequence contains:
- the PRPSAP1 gene encoding phosphoribosyl pyrophosphate synthase-associated protein 1 isoform X5, translated to MELLIMAYALKTSCARNIIGVIPYFPYSKQSKMRKRGSIVCKLLASMLAKAGLTHIITMDLHQKEIQGFFSFPVDNLRASPFLIQYIQEEIPDYRNAVIVAKSPDAAKRAQSYAERLRLGLAVIHGEAQCTEQDMDDGRHSPPMVKNATVHPGLELPLMMAKEKPPITVVGDVGGRIAIIVDDIIDDVESFVAAAEILKERGAYKIFVMATHGLLSADAPRLIEESSIDEVVVTNTVPHEVQKLQCPKIKTVDISLILSEAIRRIHNGESMAYLFRNITVDD
- the PRPSAP1 gene encoding phosphoribosyl pyrophosphate synthase-associated protein 1 isoform X2, which translates into the protein MNAARSGYRVFSANSTAACTELAKRITERLGAELGKSVVYQETNGETRVEIKESVRGQDIFIIQTIPRTCSFLCLPITEQQSPAATAFVTGWITLPLSLQWCETARVEILTFPPLCLDVNTAVMELLIMAYALKTSCARNIIGVIPYFPYSKQSKMRKRGSIVCKLLASMLAKAGLTHIITMDLHQKEIQGFFSFPVDNLRASPFLIQYIQEEIPDYRNAVIVAKSPDAAKRAQSYAERLRLGLAVIHGEAQCTEQDMDDGRHSPPMVKNATVHPGLELPLMMAKEKPPITVVGDVGGRIAIIVDDIIDDVESFVAAAEILKERGAYKIFVMATHGLLSADAPRLIEESSIDEVVVTNTVPHEVQKLQCPKIKTVDISLILSEAIRRIHNGESMAYLFRNITVDD
- the PRPSAP1 gene encoding phosphoribosyl pyrophosphate synthase-associated protein 1 isoform X4, translated to MNAARSGYRVFSANSTAACTELAKRITERLGAELGKSVVYQETNGETRVEIKESVRGQDIFIIQTIPRDVNTAVMELLIMAYALKTSCARNIIGVIPYFPYSKQSKMRKRGSIVCKLLASMLAKAGLTHIITMDLHQKEIQGFFSFPVDNLRASPFLIQYIQEEIPDYRNAVIVAKSPDAAKRAQSYAERLRLGLAVIHGEAQCTEQDMDDGRHSPPMVKNATVHPGLELPLMMAKEKPPITVVGDVGGRIAIIVDDIIDDVESFVAAAEILKERGAYKIFVMATHGLLSADAPRLIEESSIDEVVVTNTVPHEVQKLQCPKIKTVDISLILSEAIRRIHNGESMAYLFRNITVDD
- the PRPSAP1 gene encoding phosphoribosyl pyrophosphate synthase-associated protein 1 isoform X1, with the protein product MPRKLLLPYKSVFSHFRAPRGLHDALAMNAARSGYRVFSANSTAACTELAKRITERLGAELGKSVVYQETNGETRVEIKESVRGQDIFIIQTIPRTCSFLCLPITEQQSPAATAFVTGWITLPLSLQWCETARVEILTFPPLCLDVNTAVMELLIMAYALKTSCARNIIGVIPYFPYSKQSKMRKRGSIVCKLLASMLAKAGLTHIITMDLHQKEIQGFFSFPVDNLRASPFLIQYIQEEIPDYRNAVIVAKSPDAAKRAQSYAERLRLGLAVIHGEAQCTEQDMDDGRHSPPMVKNATVHPGLELPLMMAKEKPPITVVGDVGGRIAIIVDDIIDDVESFVAAAEILKERGAYKIFVMATHGLLSADAPRLIEESSIDEVVVTNTVPHEVQKLQCPKIKTVDISLILSEAIRRIHNGESMAYLFRNITVDD